The nucleotide sequence CTCGAGCTGCTGGCCGACGAGTATTACGAAGCTCAACTACTCGACCCGCGCCGCGCCCGGGAGCTGCAGCGGGACATCCTCAACCTGGTGCGCGAAACCCACATCGACCGCGAGCTGCAATTGGACGCCGACGCCGACGCGGCGATCTGGCTGCCGCGCCTGGACACCTACCTGTGCGATCTGAAGGAGTCGCAGATCCGCGACGGCCTGCACATTTTTGGCGAGTCGCCCAGCGGGCGGCTGCGCATCGACACCTTGCTGGCGTTGCTGCGCATTCCCCGGGGCGATGGCAAGGGCGCGCAGTCGAGTCTGCTGCGGGCGCTGTCGAAGGCGTTCGGGCTGGGTTTCGATCCGCTGGATTGCGCCTTGGCCGACCCGTGGGCAGGCGCCTGTCCCGCGGCGTTGCGGCAGGTCAGCGATGAGCCCTGGCGCACCGCCGGCGATACCCGCGAGCGCCTGGAGCTGTTTGCCGCAAGCTTGATCGAGCAGGCCCTGGAAGGCGGGGTCGAGCAATTGCAGGCGCCGGGTTGGCAGGACGTGAGCGGCATCATCGAGAGCCTGCGGTCCGTTGTGGCCCCGCGCCTGGACGCCTGCGGCCCGGCGGAAATGCGCGGCCTGCTCGATGCCTTGAGCGGACGCTTCGTGCCGGCGGGCCCCAGCGGTGCGCCGAGTCGCGGGCGCCTGGACGTGTTGCCCACCGGACGCAATTTCTTCTCGGTGGACGTGCGCAACCTGCCCACCACCACGGCGTGGCGCATCGGTTTCCAGTCGGCGAACCTGATTCTCGAACGGCACCTGCAGGATCAAGGCGATCACCTGCGCCAGCTCGGTCTGTCGGTGTGGGGCACCGCCACCATGCGCACCGGCGGCGACGACATCGCCCAAGCCATGGCACTGATGGGCGTGCGCCCGGTATGGGCCACGGGCAGCCAGCGGGTGGATGATTTCGAGATCCTGCCGCTGAGCCTGCTGGATCGGCCCCGGGTCGATGTGACACTGCGGGTATCGGGGTTCTTCCGGGACGCTTTTGCCAACCTGATCCGGCTGTTCGATGCGGCGGTACAGGCCGTAGCCGCGCTCGATGAGCCCGAGGACATGAACCCCCTGGCGGCCAAAGTACGGAATGAGCGGGAGGCCCTGTTGGCTTCGGGCCTCGAGGCGGACACCGCCGCCCGACAGGCCGGCTGGCGAATCTTCGGCGCCAAGCCCGGAGCTTATGGCGCGGGCGTGCAGGGTGCCATCGACGGTCGCCTGTGGCAGAGCCGCGAAGACCTGGCCGAGGTGTACCTGAACTGGGGCGGCTATGCCTACGGCGGCGGCGATGAAGGCACCGCCGCGCGGGATCAGTTTTCCCGGCGCTTGAGCCAGGTGCAGGCGGTGTTGCAGAACCAGGACAACCGCGAGCACGACCTGCTCGATTCCAACGATTACTACCAGTTCCAGGGCGGCATGCTGGCGGCGGTGGAAACTCTCGGTGGAAGTGCCGCGGCCAGTTACCACGGCGATCACAGCCAGCCGGACCTGCCCCGGATCCGCACCCTCAAGGAAGAACTCAACCGCGTCATCCGTTCCCGGGCGGCGAATCCGAAGTGGATCGACGGGGTCAAGCGTCACGGTTACAAAGGCGCGTTCGAACTGGCGGCGACGGTGGACAACCTGTTCGCCTTCGACGCCACCACGCAACTGATCGACGATCACCAGTACGCCTTGCTGGCCGACGCCTACCTGCTTGATCCGGACACCCGGGACTTCGTCCGCCAGCACAACCCCGACGCCTTGCGCGATATGACCGAGCGCATGCTCGAAGCGCAGCAGCGGGGGATGTGGCAGGCGCCGGGGGCGTATCGCGAGGCGTTGGAGAATCTGTTGCTCGACATCGAAGAAGATGGTTGATGTGCACCGTCAGTTGGCCATGTGCAGAACCTGTGGCGAGGGGATTTATCCCCGTTGGATCGCAACGCGATCCCCTATCGGCCCGCCTCGGTGTGTCAGTTTCACCAAGTGATATTTTGGGGCTGCTGCGCAGCCCAGCGGGGATAAATCCCCTCGCCACAAGCTCTCTCCAAACCGACTTTACCGACCACCTTTGAGAATCGACCATGACCGACACCCCCCATTTCCCGCTCTCCGCCGTGGTCGGCGCCGATGACTTGAAACTGGCCCTGTGCCTGGCCGCCATCGATCCGAAAATCGGCGGCGTGCTGATCGAAGGTCCTCGCGGCATGGCCAAGTCGACCCTGGCCCGGGGCCTTGCCGATCTGCTGGCCAGCGGTCAGTTCGTCACCTTGCCCTTGGGCACCACCGAAGAACGACTGGTGGGCACCCTCGATCTGGACGCCGCCCTGGGGGAAGGGCGCGCGCAGTTCTCTCCCGGTGTGCTGGCCAAGGCCGACGGTGGCGTGTTGTACGTCGATGAAGTGAACCTGCTGCCCGATCACCTGGTGGACCTGCTGTTGGATGTGGCCGCCAGCGGCACCAACCTGATCGAGCGCGACGGTATTTCCCATCGGCATCCGGCGCGTTTCGTGCTGATCGGCACCATGAACCCGGAAGAGGGCGAGCTGCGCCCGCAGTTGCTCGACCGGTTTGGCCTGAACGTGGCCCTCGACGGCCATACCGCGCCGACCGAACGCGGGCAGATCATTCGGCGGCGGTTGGATTTCGACAATGATCCGACGGCCTTTTGTGCTGAGTGGGAGACGGCCCAGAGCCAATTGCGCGAACGCTGCCAGAACGCTCGCGAACGGTTGCAGCAGATTCCCCTGGATGATCAGGCCTTGGCACAGATCACCGAGCGTTGCTTCGCCGCCGGGGTCGATGGCTTGCGCGCCGACCTGGTCTGGCTGCGGGCCGCACGGGCCCATGCGGCCTGGCGCGGGGCGCAGGTTATTGCCGCCGAGGACATCGATGCGGTCGCCGAGTTTGCCTTGCGCCACCGCCGGCGAGGGCACTGCGCCCCGGCGCCTTCGCCGTCCCAGGCCCCTTCGGCCGGTGACCGTACCGCCGAACCGAGCGAAGGCCAGGGCCAGTGGGGCGATCTGCCGGCCCAGGCGCTGTCGACCGGTGCCCGGCGTGAAGTACCGAGCTGGCCAAAAAAGCCCTAGGCATTCGCCCCCGTTCGCTCGCGGGGGCGAATGCCAGACCCCGTGCCGGGCGGTTGGAGCAGGGACGCCAGGGCCGTAGCAAAGCCGCGGCCAGCGGCGTGGTGAACTGGCCGGGGACATTGCTCAACGGTCGTCCGAACCTGCGTGAAGACCTGCGTTGGCACGCACGTCACCGCTCGTCCCATGAGCTCTGGCTGGTGATTGTCGACGCGTCGGCCTCGACCCGTCGTCATCGGGCCTTGAGCGATGGCAAGGGCCTGCTGGCGCAGCTGTTCGACGACGCTTACCGGCAGCGCGCCCGGTTGGCGCTGCTGACGGCCAGCGGTAGCGTTCCGAACTGGCAGGTGCAGGGGCTCAAGGCCTCGGCCGGGCTTCGGGATTGGCTCGACGGGCTGGGCGCCGCGGGTGGTACGCCGTTGCTGGCGGCGCTGAATGAGGCAGGGCGCTGGCTGGTGGCCCGGCGCAAGCGCTATCCGGCGGAGCAGCAGCGGGTGTTGCTGATGACGGACGGCCGGGTGAAGGAGGGCTTGTCACTGCCGCCACTCGATTGCCCGTGTTTGTTGATCGACATCGAGCGAGGTCCGATCCGGCTGGGCCGGGCTCGGCAGTTGGCGGGGCAGTTGGGGGCTGAGTATCGGCATATCGATGATGGGGTATCTGGCTGATCTCCATTGGCTGGTCGGGCCCCATCGCGAGCAGGCTCGCTCCCACATGGGATGTGCTGTGAATCACGGCTCCCTGTGGGAGCGAGCCTGCTCGCGATAGCATCACCTCGGTACTCGATCTGCCAACCCCAACTGGATCGCTGTTCTATGCTGAGGCAACTTCACAAGGAGTGAACCATGCGCCTACTCGCCACCAACCCCCAGGACGATTTTCGGGTCAAGGCCTATGCCGGCACCAACGGTGTGCTGCTCGCCATGGACCTGGCCGAACCCCGGCGCAAGGGCCTGCTGGGGTTTGCCATCGAGAAACAGCAGGGCGACAAGCCCTGGCTGTTCCTGTTCAACAGCCTGACCTTCCCCGACAAGGCCCACACCTTCCCACAGTTCCACGCCACCCCCAGCGATAAGGCGCCTTTGCAGAAATTTCGCTGGGCCGATTACGCCGTCAATCCTGGTGTGACCATCCACTACCGCGTGCACCTGGCCTATGGCAGTCCCGATGCGCCGCAGTTGGGCGAGTCCCTCGAGGTCACGGTCACCAGTGATAACGGCCAACCGGCCAACCAGCGAGTGATCTTCAATCGGGCCGTGGCCGCCAGCCAGGCATTCCAGCGCAAGTTTCCCGAGCTGGACGCGTTGATCAGTGCCAACCGCAACCTGTCCATCGACGACTGGCCCGAAGCGCCGCGTCGCTGGCTGGAGAACGGTCTGCTGGGACGCCTGACCGGCTTCATCGACCGGGCGTTGGATGCCACCTGGGCC is from Pseudomonas sp. B21-056 and encodes:
- the cobN gene encoding cobaltochelatase subunit CobN; this translates as MHLLRTQPGGFVSDDNIADLGQTPAELVILCSGDSSLALLAEAARQLPDDYPQFRLANPMQVQNHASVDLYVEDVLRHAKVILLSLHGGIGYWRYGIERLMELAGRGVKLILVPGDDRPDPELSDLSNVPAADRDRLWQFLRQGGLGNALDLFHNLGSQWFGRDYTWAEPQALPRTAIYHPQKTSASLDDWRADWQADQPVAAVLFYRSHLQAANTAFIDVFCQRLQVAGLNPLPIAVASLKEPGCLTQVEDWLDEVKAGVILNTTGFAQSSPEAPHVRPFRRNIPVIQAICAQDNEPGWRASEQGLGPRDLAMHIALPELDGRIISRPISFKDMAWRSERSQSDVVCYRAVPERMDFVAQLARRWTELARLPNGQKRVALILANYPTRDGRIGNGVGLDTPAAALNMLRAMRDEGYPLPAELPASGTALIQQLLGGVSNDLDSLDLRPCHQSLALDAYQAMFDALPEANRQAVLERWGSPEADPMFRAGRLMIAGLRLGLTFVGIQPARGYQVDPSAVYHDPDLVPPHGYLAFYFWLRHTYGAHGVIHVGKHGNLEWLPGKGVGLSESCWPDALLGPLPNIYPFIVNDPGEGAQAKRRTQAVIIDHLMPPLTRAETYGPLRNLELLADEYYEAQLLDPRRARELQRDILNLVRETHIDRELQLDADADAAIWLPRLDTYLCDLKESQIRDGLHIFGESPSGRLRIDTLLALLRIPRGDGKGAQSSLLRALSKAFGLGFDPLDCALADPWAGACPAALRQVSDEPWRTAGDTRERLELFAASLIEQALEGGVEQLQAPGWQDVSGIIESLRSVVAPRLDACGPAEMRGLLDALSGRFVPAGPSGAPSRGRLDVLPTGRNFFSVDVRNLPTTTAWRIGFQSANLILERHLQDQGDHLRQLGLSVWGTATMRTGGDDIAQAMALMGVRPVWATGSQRVDDFEILPLSLLDRPRVDVTLRVSGFFRDAFANLIRLFDAAVQAVAALDEPEDMNPLAAKVRNEREALLASGLEADTAARQAGWRIFGAKPGAYGAGVQGAIDGRLWQSREDLAEVYLNWGGYAYGGGDEGTAARDQFSRRLSQVQAVLQNQDNREHDLLDSNDYYQFQGGMLAAVETLGGSAAASYHGDHSQPDLPRIRTLKEELNRVIRSRAANPKWIDGVKRHGYKGAFELAATVDNLFAFDATTQLIDDHQYALLADAYLLDPDTRDFVRQHNPDALRDMTERMLEAQQRGMWQAPGAYREALENLLLDIEEDG
- a CDS encoding ATP-binding protein, with protein sequence MTDTPHFPLSAVVGADDLKLALCLAAIDPKIGGVLIEGPRGMAKSTLARGLADLLASGQFVTLPLGTTEERLVGTLDLDAALGEGRAQFSPGVLAKADGGVLYVDEVNLLPDHLVDLLLDVAASGTNLIERDGISHRHPARFVLIGTMNPEEGELRPQLLDRFGLNVALDGHTAPTERGQIIRRRLDFDNDPTAFCAEWETAQSQLRERCQNARERLQQIPLDDQALAQITERCFAAGVDGLRADLVWLRAARAHAAWRGAQVIAAEDIDAVAEFALRHRRRGHCAPAPSPSQAPSAGDRTAEPSEGQGQWGDLPAQALSTGARREVPSWPKKP
- a CDS encoding vWA domain-containing protein, translating into MEQGRQGRSKAAASGVVNWPGTLLNGRPNLREDLRWHARHRSSHELWLVIVDASASTRRHRALSDGKGLLAQLFDDAYRQRARLALLTASGSVPNWQVQGLKASAGLRDWLDGLGAAGGTPLLAALNEAGRWLVARRKRYPAEQQRVLLMTDGRVKEGLSLPPLDCPCLLIDIERGPIRLGRARQLAGQLGAEYRHIDDGVSG